From a region of the Candidatus Liberimonas magnetica genome:
- the katG gene encoding catalase/peroxidase HPI translates to MEKERKCPVTGAVSKTPSGRGTTNRDWWPNQLNLNLLHQHQQASNPMGSDFNYAEEFKKLDLAALKNDLKKLMTDSQDWWPADWGHYGGLFIRMAWHSAGTYRTSDGRGGGGTGNQRLAPLNSWPDNVNLDKARRLLWPIKQKYGKKISWADLMILTGNVALESMGFKTFGFGGGRVDIYEPEEDIYWGKEDEWKGDKRYSGEHELENPLAAVQMGLIYVNPEGPNGNPDPVASGKDVRVTFARMGMNDEETVALVAGGHSFGKAHGAGDPKLVGPEPEAAPIEQQGLGWFNKFGTGKGEHTTSSGIEGAWKPNPTKWDMGYFDMLFGYEWELVKSASGAQQWLAKNVKDSDMIPDAHNPAKKARPMMTTADLSLRFDPIYEPIARRFHKDPKAFADAFARAWFKLTHRDMGPIARYLGPEVPKEQLIWQDPIPAVDHELINAQDAAALKVKVLASGLSISELVSTAWASASTFRGSDKRGGANGARIRLAPQKDWAVNQPDKLKKILKALETIQMDFNKAQKGGKKVSLADLIVLGGCTAIEKAAKNAGQDITVEFKPGRMDATQEQTDEKSFAVLEPIADGFRNYLKTKYTVSAEELLIDRAQLLTLTAPEMTVLVAGMRVLNTNFGQTKYGVFTDKPEALSNDFFVNLLDMGTTWKESSKEKDLFEGSDRKTGKLKWTGTRVDLIFGSNSQLRAIAEVYACADSKEKFVRDFVAAWNKVMNADRF, encoded by the coding sequence ATGGAAAAAGAAAGAAAGTGCCCGGTAACGGGTGCAGTAAGCAAAACTCCCAGCGGTCGCGGTACAACAAATCGTGACTGGTGGCCAAATCAATTGAACCTTAATTTACTTCATCAGCACCAGCAGGCTTCTAATCCTATGGGTTCTGACTTCAACTATGCCGAAGAATTCAAGAAACTTGATTTAGCAGCACTGAAAAATGATTTAAAAAAATTAATGACAGATTCGCAGGACTGGTGGCCTGCAGATTGGGGGCATTATGGCGGCTTGTTTATCCGCATGGCCTGGCACAGCGCTGGCACATACCGCACATCTGACGGCCGCGGCGGAGGAGGCACAGGAAACCAGAGACTCGCTCCGCTTAACAGCTGGCCTGATAATGTTAATCTGGATAAGGCGCGCCGTTTGCTTTGGCCAATTAAGCAAAAATACGGAAAGAAAATATCCTGGGCTGACCTGATGATTTTAACCGGCAATGTCGCGCTGGAGTCCATGGGTTTTAAAACATTCGGGTTTGGTGGCGGCCGTGTAGATATTTATGAACCTGAAGAGGACATCTATTGGGGTAAGGAAGATGAATGGAAGGGCGACAAACGTTATAGTGGAGAGCATGAACTTGAAAATCCATTAGCAGCTGTGCAGATGGGGCTTATCTATGTTAACCCCGAAGGCCCAAACGGTAATCCTGACCCCGTAGCTTCCGGAAAAGATGTGCGCGTAACATTTGCACGTATGGGAATGAATGATGAAGAAACTGTTGCACTTGTTGCAGGCGGGCACTCTTTCGGCAAAGCGCACGGTGCCGGAGATCCTAAACTTGTTGGCCCGGAACCTGAAGCAGCGCCTATAGAACAGCAAGGCTTGGGCTGGTTCAATAAGTTCGGCACAGGAAAGGGTGAGCACACAACTTCAAGCGGAATTGAAGGTGCCTGGAAACCAAACCCCACAAAATGGGATATGGGATATTTTGATATGCTTTTTGGTTACGAGTGGGAGCTGGTAAAAAGCGCATCAGGGGCACAGCAATGGCTTGCTAAAAATGTTAAGGATAGCGACATGATACCTGATGCTCACAACCCTGCAAAGAAAGCACGGCCTATGATGACTACAGCAGATTTGTCGCTTAGATTTGACCCTATATACGAACCTATAGCGCGCCGTTTTCATAAAGACCCTAAGGCTTTTGCTGATGCATTTGCACGCGCCTGGTTTAAATTGACTCACCGCGATATGGGCCCGATTGCACGGTATCTTGGCCCTGAAGTTCCAAAGGAACAATTAATTTGGCAGGATCCGATTCCGGCAGTTGATCACGAATTAATTAATGCTCAAGATGCAGCAGCTCTCAAAGTTAAAGTTCTTGCTTCAGGACTTTCTATTTCTGAACTGGTATCAACGGCATGGGCATCAGCTTCAACTTTCCGCGGGTCAGACAAACGCGGCGGAGCTAACGGTGCTAGAATACGCCTTGCACCTCAGAAAGACTGGGCAGTAAATCAGCCTGATAAATTAAAAAAAATACTTAAAGCTCTTGAAACAATACAAATGGATTTTAACAAGGCACAAAAAGGCGGCAAAAAGGTATCGCTTGCAGACTTAATTGTACTTGGAGGATGCACTGCTATTGAAAAAGCTGCTAAGAACGCAGGCCAAGATATAACAGTAGAGTTTAAACCCGGCAGAATGGATGCAACACAGGAGCAAACCGATGAAAAATCATTTGCAGTGCTTGAGCCCATCGCGGACGGGTTCCGTAACTATCTTAAAACCAAGTACACGGTTTCTGCTGAGGAACTATTAATTGACCGCGCTCAGCTGCTCACACTTACTGCTCCTGAGATGACGGTTCTGGTTGCTGGAATGCGTGTGCTTAACACTAACTTCGGGCAAACCAAATACGGTGTGTTTACGGATAAACCGGAAGCACTGAGCAATGACTTCTTTGTTAATCTTCTTGATATGGGGACAACATGGAA